TGCTTTTCGCATTCCAAAATTCCTAGAATCACCAGGACCAGAATTCTCTTTAAAGTAGTAAGATATATTTAATTTTTCTTGATATTTTCGAACAATATCATCACATGGTAATGTTGAACCGTCTTCTACAAGTACGACTTCAAAAGGCTCTTTATATTCAGATAACACTAAGCTCTCTAAAAGCTCATCAACTTCGTCAGGACGATTATACACAGGTATAATTAAAGAAAACACCATAATTAGGTATGCGGTATTAAGGTAGTATTTGTTTTAACTGTAAAATTTTAACAAAGATAAGTTATATCCATAAAAAAACCATCAACTTTGGGTTGATGGTTTTAAATAATTATATAAAATTTGTTGGTTTAAGCTATACTTTCTATTCCAACTACTTCATTTGTGTCTGCTTTGTAATCTACTCCTTCAAATTCGAATCCGAATAAGTTTAAGAAATCGTTTCTATATCCAGCCAAATCACCAATTGCTGGCAAAGTTTCTGTAGTTGCTTCCAACCATAATTTAGCTACTTTTTCTTGAACATCCTCACGCATTTCCCAATCATCTATACGGATTCTTCCTTTTTCATCTGTAGGAATTGGTTGTCCTGTATATAATCTATCTTGGAATAAACGTTGAATTTGCTCAATACATCCTTCATGAATACCTTCGGCTTTCATGATTTTATACAATAATGAAATATATAACGGAATAACTGGAATTGCTGAACTCGCTTGTGTAACTAACGCTTTATTAACCGAAACATAAGCTTTACCACCTAGATCTTTTAAACTATCTGTAATAGCAAATGCTGTAGCTTCTAAATCATCTTTAGCACGACCAATTGTTCCTTTACGATAAACTGCCTCTGTTAAAGATGGCCCTATATACGAATAAGCAACTGTTGTAGCTCCTGGAGCTAATAAATTTTCTTTTTTCAATGCGTCCATCCACATTGACCAATCTTCACCACCCATAACTGCTATAGTATTAGCAATCTCTTCTTCTGTACATGGCTCAATAGAAACTTCTGTTACATTTCCTGTATGAAAATCAACTGTTTTATTAGTAAATGTACTTCCAATTGGTTTTAAAACTGAACGATGCAATACTCCTGTTACAGGGTGCAAACGTACTGGAGAAGCTAAACTATAAATAATTAAATCAATCTGACCTAAATCAGCTTTAATCAAGTCTATTGTTTGTTGTTTAATTTCATTAGAAAAAGCATCACCGTTGATACTTTTTGCATATAAACCTGCTTTGTGCGCTTCACTTTCAAAAGCTGCTGAGTTATACCACCCTGGAGAAGCTGTTTTTCCTTCAACTGGTGGTTTTTCAAAAAACACTCCAATTGTAGCTGCATTAGATCCAAATGCGCTTGTAATTCTAGATGCCAATCCAAAACCTGTTGAAGCTCCAATTACTAATACTTTTTTAGCTCCTTCAATTGGCCCTTTAGATTTTATGTATTCTATTTGATTTTTTACATTTTGCTCGCATCCTTTTGGGTGAGATGTCAAACAAATGAATCCTCTCATTCTTGGTTCTATAATCATAATTTTGGAACTGTTTTTATTTCTATTTTATATAAACGATAGCATTTAACTACCTTTTTTTACTTCGTAAGACTGAATAATTTAATTGACAAATATAACTCATTTTTTTAGTTGAGCAAGGCTTTAGCATGATTTAAAGCCGAATCAGAAACAACTGACCCTGATAACATTTGAGCAATTTCTACAATGCGTTCTTCTTGAGATAAAAGCTTCAATTCTGACTGCGTATCATCATCAATTGTTGACTTAAACACCTTAAAATGAGAATCTCCTTTGGCCGCAATTTGAGGTAAATGGGTTATTGCAAAGATTTGCATTTGCTTACTCATCTCTTTCATAATCTCTCCCATTCTAATAGCTATTTCTCCTGAAACCCCTGTATCGATTTCATCGAAAATTAAGGTTGGTAGTTTTGAATACTGCGCTAAAATTGCTTTTACAGCTAACATAATACGAGACATTTCTCCTCCCGAAGCTACTTTTTTAAGTATACCGAAGTCTGTTCCTTTATTTGCTGAGAATAAAAACTGAAGCTCATCCTTTCCATTTTGGAAATAAGTCTCTCCGTAATTAATATCAATTTTAAAACGAACATTTGGCATCCCTAATGTTTCTAAAATTGTAATTAACTTTTCGGACAATAATGGAATTGCAGTAATTCTATTTTCATGAATTTTGTTAGCGAAAACATCTAATTCAGCTGCTTTTTGATCAATTGAAGTAGTCAATTTTGCAATTTCTTCTTCAATATTTCCTAATTCAAGAACTGAATTTTCTAATTTAGTCTGGATTTCAATTAAATCATCAACCGATGCAACTTGATGCTTTTTTTGTAAATTATAAATAACCTGTAATTTTTGACTAATAAAATCAAGCCTTGCTGGATCATTTAATAATTTTTCAGATGCCTTTTGCAATTCAATAGATACATCATCGAATTCAATTGCTAAACTTGTTACTCTTTCGGATAAAGTTTGATATTCTGTTGAAAAAGTAGCAATTTTATGTAAAGATGCTTTAATTTCATTTAGATTTTGAATTACTCCAAATTGTTCTTCATTAGCTATAGCCAATGACCTATCTATCGATTCTTTGATAATCTCAACATTGTTAAGTTTTTCAAATTCTTCTTCTAATTCTTCTTGTTGACCTGATTTTAATTGAGCAGCAACCAATTCATTCAAAAGAAAAGTATTATACTCTTGTTCTTTTGCTGATTCGCTTTGTTTTTTAAGCAGTGAATTCAGTTTTGTTTTATCCGATTTATACTTCTTTAAAATATTCTGATATTCAACAATAACACCTAGATTATCTGCAATTGCATCAATAATCTGAAACTGTACGCTTTCTTCGGATAATTCCTGAGTTTGTTGTTGCGAGTGAATATCTATTAAATACAAACTCAACTCCTGCAACTCCTGAAGATTTACTGGACTGTCATTTATAAAAGCACGTGATTTACCTGACGGCAAAATTTCGCGTCTTATTATAGTATCATCTTCATAATCTAAATCATTAGCCTCAAAAAAGGCTTGAAGATTGTATTTTGAAATCTTAAAATGCGCTTCAATAATACATTTTTCCTCTTTATTTTTCAATGAAGTCAAATCGGCTCTTTTACCTAAAACCAAGCCTAATGCGCCTAATATTATAGATTTTCCTGCTCCTGTTTCACCAGTAATTATAGAAAATCCTTTTGAAAAATCAATAGTTAATTTTTCAATCAGTGCATAATTTTTTATTGACAATGAAGTAATCATATCTCTTTTTGTAATATTAAGTTTTGGAAATAAGCAAACCTAATTTGAATGCTTAATATTTAATCTGTCCCCATTTAGTAGAGTTCATAGGCGAAACCCTGTTTAAATTCTCTACTAAATCTGTTATAGAAACACTCGGACCTCCTGAAAATATAGATACAATTTCATCTGATTTTGCATCAAAAAATACTCTTGTTAAAAAAGCATTTGGTTTTGTAGCATTTAATTTCCCTAGAAGCATTAACGAAGCTTTGATTTTTTCTTTTGCAGTTTTTAAATCCTGATTCATCACATCCAACCCCGCATGATATCCATAAACACATTGTCTTAAATCATTGTATGTTGGCGCAAGCATATCATTAATTAAGAAATAACGATTTTGAACTCCATCTGACTGACTCCATCCTTTAAAACCTCCTTGTTGAGCAACATTTGCTATATTTTGAGCAGTTTCAAAAAATGGAGTCCCTAGAGCTGGCATAAAAGTATCAGCATCCATTCCTAAGATCATATAACTATAAAATGTCATTATAGATACAAGGTTCGACTCGAAAACGTTTGGATTGTACAATAAATTTTCAAATTCGGTATATCTAAAACTCAAATCTTTATCGTTAAAATTAAAAACTGGAGATGAGTATGTCGAATTATAAATTAATCGTGAAGATTGTATTTGTATGGTACCTGAAAACTGATCTGAACTATTAGATGTAATAGTTAAATACATAGAACAGTTTATTTTCTCATTTTGCTTTAGCGCACTCCCTGTCCAATCTGTATTATTAACAAATTCACTCAACGCAGTTTGTAGCGTTTTAAAAACTTGTTGATTTGCATTTGGAAGCATTTGTGAATTTACTGTTACAGTACAATTTAACTGTTGTGCCTGTGTAAGACCAAAAGATAAAAACAACAAAAAAGAAAGTATTTTATTCATAAAAATGCTTTATCACTTTATTTAAAATATCAGTAGCAACTGCTTCTTTAGATTTTAACTCCATTGGTTCAATAGTAAAAAACCTATCAATAAAGGTTACTTTATTAGTCTTTCCACCAAAACCAGCTCCTACATCCTGTAAAGAATTTATAACTATCAAATCTAAGTTTTTTTTCTGAATTTTCAGCTTTGCATTTTCAATTTCATTTTCAGTTTCTAAAGCAAACCCAATTAAAAACTGATTTTTTTTAATTTCTCCTAATGAAAACAAGATATCTTTTGTCTTCTCTAACTCAATTGTAAAATCTTCTGAAGCTTTTTTTATTTTTTGAGATGCAACCGTTTTTGGTCTATAATCTGCAACCGCTGCTGCTGCAATTGCTACATCCACATCTGAGTAATACTGATGGCACGCATCGTACATTTCTTGCGCAGATGTCACCGAAACTACTTTTACAGTTGCGTTTGTTACTTTACAATTTGTAGGCCCAGCAACAAGAATTACCGAAGCACCTAAGTTTGCTGCTTCTGAGGCAATATCAAATCCCATTTTACCCGAAGAATGATTTCCTATAAATCGAACTGGATCTATTGCTTCGTAAGTTGGTCCAGCTGTAATTAAAAACTTTTTTCCCTTAAGCGGTAATTTACTTTCTAAATCAGCCTCTAAAAAAGCTATGATATTTTCTGGCTCAGCCATACGACCTTCTCCTGTTAATCCGCTAGCTAACTCCCCACTCTCAGCAGGAATCATAGTATTACCAAACTGCTTTAACAACGAAAAACTTGATAAAGTAGAAGGATGTATATACATATCCAAATCCATTGCTGGTGCAAAGTAAACTGGACATTTTGCCGATAAATAAGTTGCTATTAATAGATTATCACAAGTACCATTTGCCATTTTTGACATTGTATTTGCGGTAGCAGGAGCAATTAGCATCAAATCGGCCCAAAGCCCTAATTCGACGTGATTGTTCCATTTTTCATTCTCCTCTTCTTGATTAAAAAAAGTAGAATGCACAGGATTTTTTGATAAGGTAGATAACGTAAGTGGCGTTACAAAATCCTTAGAAGCAGGTGTCATGATTACTTGAATCTCGGCACCTGCTTTTATAAAAAGTCGTACTAATGATGCTGTTTTATAGGCTGCAATTCCACCAGAAACTCCTAGTAAAATTTTCTTACCGTTTAAAACTGACATGGTACTATATTATTTGTTTGAATTTCTGTGGTATGTTTTACCATCTAACCATTCTTGAACCGCTAAAGCATGTGGCTTAGGCAATT
The nucleotide sequence above comes from Flavobacterium branchiarum. Encoded proteins:
- the fabV gene encoding enoyl-ACP reductase FabV; the protein is MIIEPRMRGFICLTSHPKGCEQNVKNQIEYIKSKGPIEGAKKVLVIGASTGFGLASRITSAFGSNAATIGVFFEKPPVEGKTASPGWYNSAAFESEAHKAGLYAKSINGDAFSNEIKQQTIDLIKADLGQIDLIIYSLASPVRLHPVTGVLHRSVLKPIGSTFTNKTVDFHTGNVTEVSIEPCTEEEIANTIAVMGGEDWSMWMDALKKENLLAPGATTVAYSYIGPSLTEAVYRKGTIGRAKDDLEATAFAITDSLKDLGGKAYVSVNKALVTQASSAIPVIPLYISLLYKIMKAEGIHEGCIEQIQRLFQDRLYTGQPIPTDEKGRIRIDDWEMREDVQEKVAKLWLEATTETLPAIGDLAGYRNDFLNLFGFEFEGVDYKADTNEVVGIESIA
- the recN gene encoding DNA repair protein RecN, producing the protein MITSLSIKNYALIEKLTIDFSKGFSIITGETGAGKSIILGALGLVLGKRADLTSLKNKEEKCIIEAHFKISKYNLQAFFEANDLDYEDDTIIRREILPSGKSRAFINDSPVNLQELQELSLYLIDIHSQQQTQELSEESVQFQIIDAIADNLGVIVEYQNILKKYKSDKTKLNSLLKKQSESAKEQEYNTFLLNELVAAQLKSGQQEELEEEFEKLNNVEIIKESIDRSLAIANEEQFGVIQNLNEIKASLHKIATFSTEYQTLSERVTSLAIEFDDVSIELQKASEKLLNDPARLDFISQKLQVIYNLQKKHQVASVDDLIEIQTKLENSVLELGNIEEEIAKLTTSIDQKAAELDVFANKIHENRITAIPLLSEKLITILETLGMPNVRFKIDINYGETYFQNGKDELQFLFSANKGTDFGILKKVASGGEMSRIMLAVKAILAQYSKLPTLIFDEIDTGVSGEIAIRMGEIMKEMSKQMQIFAITHLPQIAAKGDSHFKVFKSTIDDDTQSELKLLSQEERIVEIAQMLSGSVVSDSALNHAKALLN
- a CDS encoding DUF4835 family protein produces the protein MNKILSFLLFLSFGLTQAQQLNCTVTVNSQMLPNANQQVFKTLQTALSEFVNNTDWTGSALKQNEKINCSMYLTITSNSSDQFSGTIQIQSSRLIYNSTYSSPVFNFNDKDLSFRYTEFENLLYNPNVFESNLVSIMTFYSYMILGMDADTFMPALGTPFFETAQNIANVAQQGGFKGWSQSDGVQNRYFLINDMLAPTYNDLRQCVYGYHAGLDVMNQDLKTAKEKIKASLMLLGKLNATKPNAFLTRVFFDAKSDEIVSIFSGGPSVSITDLVENLNRVSPMNSTKWGQIKY
- the coaBC gene encoding bifunctional phosphopantothenoylcysteine decarboxylase/phosphopantothenate--cysteine ligase CoaBC, whose protein sequence is MSVLNGKKILLGVSGGIAAYKTASLVRLFIKAGAEIQVIMTPASKDFVTPLTLSTLSKNPVHSTFFNQEEENEKWNNHVELGLWADLMLIAPATANTMSKMANGTCDNLLIATYLSAKCPVYFAPAMDLDMYIHPSTLSSFSLLKQFGNTMIPAESGELASGLTGEGRMAEPENIIAFLEADLESKLPLKGKKFLITAGPTYEAIDPVRFIGNHSSGKMGFDIASEAANLGASVILVAGPTNCKVTNATVKVVSVTSAQEMYDACHQYYSDVDVAIAAAAVADYRPKTVASQKIKKASEDFTIELEKTKDILFSLGEIKKNQFLIGFALETENEIENAKLKIQKKNLDLIVINSLQDVGAGFGGKTNKVTFIDRFFTIEPMELKSKEAVATDILNKVIKHFYE